The Bacteroidota bacterium genome includes a region encoding these proteins:
- a CDS encoding sigma-70 family RNA polymerase sigma factor, which yields MAPVLATLTTDNWMGKQRDFEAVVVPYTPALYNFALRLTADEEDARDLVQETMLKAYRFYDSFEKGTNMKAWLFRILKNSFINKYRKMAKEPNKIDYDEVKDYFNSVRDESVDPNNLEDQLFGDLLDDDVTRALQSLPPDFRTVVILCDMEGQTYEEIADMVGCPVGTVRSRLHRGRKMLFDKLKDYAAVRGYAVEDGY from the coding sequence ATGGCCCCTGTACTGGCAACACTGACAACAGACAACTGGATGGGAAAACAACGCGATTTTGAAGCGGTGGTGGTTCCCTATACCCCGGCTTTGTACAATTTTGCTCTGCGTCTGACGGCAGATGAAGAGGATGCTCGTGATCTGGTTCAGGAAACCATGCTCAAAGCCTACCGGTTTTACGACAGCTTCGAAAAAGGCACAAACATGAAAGCCTGGCTGTTCCGGATTCTGAAGAATTCCTTCATCAACAAGTACCGGAAGATGGCTAAGGAGCCGAATAAGATTGATTATGATGAGGTGAAGGATTACTTCAACTCGGTCCGTGATGAGTCGGTGGATCCGAACAATCTGGAAGATCAGTTGTTTGGAGACCTTCTGGATGACGATGTCACCCGTGCCTTGCAATCCCTGCCCCCCGATTTCCGAACAGTAGTGATCTTATGTGACATGGAAGGACAGACGTATGAGGAAATCGCCGATATGGTTGGCTGTCCGGTGGGAACCGTTCGCAGCCGTCTGCACCGTGGCCGGAAAATGCTTTTTGACAAACTGAAAGACTACGCGGCTGTTCGTGGCTATGCAGTCGAAGACGGCTACTGA
- a CDS encoding response regulator yields MALLSNLHWFRVPEFSSADDQRRARIIFYFSVVIILASVIPGIHNYIRKSYATAIVLFSFPLFISFAVFFLYLKRLALAAHALSYGLLVFAFLLVVTGEGIYDISVLTYPACLIVGGLILSNRAFFVYLLVALFSVWGFWMLEINGYLLTKFANKVTITSLIDVWIILIVVGLAIRFYIRDIDRAFSRLREQEEQLRESESRFRMLFERSPDVIMLVDSDHRILLMNRGDTNSITGSLLTDWVHPDHREALIRQLSSGRAVSLEAQSIRNQWYRLRLQPMGSPSESILIIATDISETRRLLAEREQLETQFRQAQKLESLGQLAGGISHDFNNLLSVIITHADGLDRFRDQPEKLKTKTEAILKAADRGAALVRQILTFARKSDLKLTDTNLNSLVLEIVHLLEETFPKTIAIRIAEDPTLPILKTDSNQIHQVLMNLCVNARDAMSGSGTLSIETRHVQATPPGGTLTSCALLTISDTGSGMPAEVRQRIFEPFFTTKARDKGTGLGLAVVYGIVKAHQGWIEVDSAEGHGTTFRIFLPAPTGQQGSEGVREAGRQTSDDWKGKRILLAEADSDLRIVQEGALSEKGARVVTTGNGQDALTLYSTSREPIDLVMTNYNLPGLSGLELIRQIRLLNPDQTILLSTGTTDNEVYVQVADNHIPVLLKPFSPLKLITTIDGLFQAPSSDSPAS; encoded by the coding sequence TTGGCCCTTCTTTCCAACCTGCACTGGTTCAGGGTTCCTGAGTTTTCCTCGGCTGATGATCAGCGCCGGGCACGGATTATTTTCTACTTCAGTGTGGTGATTATCCTGGCCTCCGTGATTCCGGGCATCCATAATTATATCAGGAAAAGCTACGCCACTGCCATTGTCCTGTTTTCCTTTCCGCTTTTCATCAGTTTTGCCGTTTTTTTTCTTTATCTGAAACGACTGGCACTTGCCGCCCATGCCCTCTCCTATGGATTGCTCGTTTTTGCCTTTCTGCTGGTGGTGACCGGTGAGGGCATCTACGATATTTCGGTCCTCACTTACCCGGCTTGTCTGATTGTCGGTGGATTGATTCTTTCAAACCGGGCCTTTTTCGTCTATCTCCTGGTGGCTCTTTTCAGCGTCTGGGGGTTCTGGATGCTCGAAATCAATGGTTACCTGCTTACCAAATTCGCAAACAAGGTCACCATAACCAGTCTGATCGACGTCTGGATTATTCTCATCGTGGTCGGATTGGCCATCCGGTTTTATATACGGGATATCGACCGGGCCTTTTCACGCCTGAGGGAGCAAGAGGAGCAGCTACGTGAGTCGGAATCCAGGTTCAGAATGCTGTTTGAACGTTCACCCGATGTGATCATGCTGGTAGATTCTGATCACCGGATTCTTCTGATGAACCGCGGGGATACCAACTCCATAACGGGTTCCCTGCTGACGGATTGGGTTCATCCTGATCACCGCGAAGCGCTCATCCGCCAGCTGTCGAGTGGCCGGGCTGTGTCTCTTGAAGCTCAGAGCATCCGCAACCAGTGGTATCGGCTGCGGCTTCAGCCCATGGGAAGTCCATCGGAAAGTATACTCATTATTGCCACGGATATTTCAGAAACCCGTCGCCTGCTTGCCGAACGCGAACAACTCGAAACTCAGTTCCGGCAGGCCCAGAAACTGGAAAGTCTCGGACAACTCGCCGGAGGCATTTCTCATGATTTTAATAACCTGCTTTCGGTTATTATTACCCACGCCGACGGCCTGGACCGGTTCCGTGATCAGCCGGAAAAGCTGAAGACCAAAACAGAGGCCATCCTGAAAGCAGCCGACCGGGGGGCGGCTCTCGTCAGACAGATTCTGACCTTTGCCCGCAAATCGGATCTGAAGCTCACCGATACCAACCTGAATTCACTCGTTCTTGAAATTGTTCATTTACTTGAAGAGACCTTTCCAAAAACCATTGCCATCCGGATTGCCGAAGACCCCACACTTCCCATTCTGAAAACCGATTCAAATCAGATCCACCAGGTACTGATGAACCTGTGTGTCAATGCCCGCGATGCCATGAGCGGATCAGGAACACTGTCCATTGAAACCAGACATGTTCAGGCCACCCCGCCCGGCGGAACCCTGACTTCCTGTGCCCTGCTGACGATTTCAGATACCGGATCCGGAATGCCGGCCGAGGTCAGACAACGGATATTTGAACCGTTTTTTACCACCAAAGCCAGAGACAAAGGCACCGGACTCGGGTTGGCCGTTGTATATGGCATCGTCAAGGCTCATCAGGGATGGATTGAAGTGGATTCTGCTGAAGGCCACGGCACCACCTTTCGTATCTTTTTACCGGCCCCGACCGGACAGCAGGGCTCTGAAGGAGTGCGTGAAGCCGGAAGACAAACCTCAGATGACTGGAAAGGAAAACGGATTTTACTGGCCGAAGCAGATTCAGATCTGCGGATCGTACAGGAAGGAGCCCTTTCCGAAAAAGGGGCGAGGGTCGTAACCACGGGGAATGGCCAGGATGCATTGACTCTGTACAGCACCAGCCGCGAGCCCATTGACCTGGTGATGACGAATTATAACCTGCCCGGACTTTCGGGGTTGGAACTGATCCGGCAAATCAGACTGCTGAATCCCGACCAGACCATTCTTCTATCTACGGGAACCACCGACAACGAGGTTTATGTGCAGGTGGCCGATAACCACATTCCGGTGCTACTGAAACCATTCAGCCCACTGAAGCTCATCACCACCATCGATGGGTTGTTTCAGGCTCCTTCTTCAGACTCTCCTGCCAGCTGA
- the glgA gene encoding glycogen synthase GlgA, which yields MKKLKIALCASEAVPYAKAGGLGDVIGALPKVLEKLGCEVQLFLPKYSMISDDVFKLKYNWKVGELPVQSNGKQCEAHLYQGTLPGTTVKVNFIYCAHAHDNRWIYTNDPDENERFIVFNMGVMEMMKRLKWKPDIIHANDWPTGLLPLYLKTKYANDPFFAETRSVLTIHNIGYPGKFGSETVNKAGLSYDHFYPGGDYEFYGMFSFLKVGLLNADKITTVSETYAQEILTPEFGSGFDGILQVRKPDLVGILNGADYDIWDPAIDPLLPVNYTLSTLDRKQQIKKELQEMVRLPAQPGVPLIGMISRMVSQKGFHLVEKLMPQLMTMNLQMIILGSGDPGIEKRFKDFQYQYPEKLSVHLGYDNQLSHLIEAASDVFLMPSLYEPCGLNQIYSLRYGTVPIVRKTGGLADTIIDWGESLLSGKKNGNGFSFSNPHPEALLDAIRRALLVYYNPGEWRQIQTNGMTADFSWERSAGKYLELYRQLAGESEEGA from the coding sequence ATGAAAAAGTTAAAAATCGCCCTGTGTGCTTCAGAAGCCGTGCCGTATGCGAAGGCCGGCGGGTTGGGCGATGTGATCGGGGCCCTTCCAAAGGTACTCGAAAAACTGGGCTGCGAAGTTCAGTTGTTTCTTCCGAAATATTCAATGATCTCGGATGATGTGTTTAAGCTGAAGTATAACTGGAAGGTGGGCGAACTCCCGGTTCAGTCGAACGGAAAACAATGCGAGGCGCACCTGTACCAGGGGACCCTGCCGGGAACCACGGTCAAAGTGAATTTTATTTACTGCGCACACGCTCACGATAACCGGTGGATCTATACCAATGATCCTGATGAAAACGAACGGTTTATTGTGTTCAACATGGGTGTGATGGAAATGATGAAGCGGCTGAAATGGAAGCCTGACATCATCCATGCCAACGACTGGCCCACGGGTTTGTTGCCACTTTATCTGAAGACGAAGTATGCCAACGATCCTTTTTTTGCAGAGACCCGTTCGGTTCTGACCATTCATAACATCGGCTACCCAGGAAAGTTTGGTTCCGAGACCGTAAATAAAGCGGGCCTGAGCTACGATCATTTCTATCCGGGCGGTGATTATGAGTTTTATGGCATGTTCAGCTTTCTGAAGGTCGGATTGCTGAATGCTGATAAAATCACCACTGTCAGCGAGACTTATGCTCAGGAAATCCTGACTCCCGAATTCGGTTCCGGATTCGATGGCATTCTCCAGGTGCGGAAACCCGATTTGGTCGGCATTCTGAATGGGGCCGATTATGATATCTGGGATCCCGCCATTGACCCTCTTTTACCCGTCAATTACACGCTGAGCACCCTGGACCGCAAACAGCAGATCAAGAAGGAACTGCAGGAAATGGTGCGGTTACCAGCCCAGCCAGGCGTTCCGCTCATCGGTATGATATCACGGATGGTTTCCCAAAAAGGATTTCATCTGGTCGAAAAACTCATGCCGCAGCTCATGACCATGAACCTTCAGATGATTATTCTGGGCAGCGGGGATCCGGGTATTGAAAAACGGTTCAAGGATTTTCAGTACCAGTATCCAGAAAAGTTATCGGTTCACCTGGGTTATGATAATCAGCTGTCTCACCTGATTGAAGCAGCCTCTGATGTATTTCTGATGCCATCGTTGTATGAGCCCTGCGGATTGAATCAGATTTACAGCCTGCGTTACGGCACGGTTCCCATTGTCAGAAAAACGGGCGGACTTGCCGATACCATCATCGACTGGGGTGAATCTCTGCTTTCAGGTAAGAAGAACGGGAACGGATTTTCCTTCAGCAATCCGCACCCCGAGGCCTTGCTCGATGCAATCCGGCGTGCCTTGCTGGTCTATTACAATCCGGGTGAATGGCGACAGATTCAGACCAATGGCATGACCGCCGATTTTTCCTGGGAACGATCGGCCGGGAAGTATCTGGAGTTGTACCGTCAGCTGGCAGGAGAGTCTGAAGAAGGAGCCTGA
- a CDS encoding acetate--CoA ligase family protein codes for MLESFFKPKGVAVIGASRDPHKLGYGVVRNLIRYKFKGAIYPVNANATDILGLECYPSVLKVPDPVDLAVIVVPAGQVADMITQCGKRGVRHVIVTSGGFAETGPEGKQKEQELKAIADKAGIRLIGPNCIGTIDTHSPLNSTFIMGMPAAGEIGFTSQSGAMVAAVIDWSLGAGIGFSRIVSLGNQIDVNEREMIASMVSDPQTRVISAYVEGVSQGREFMAIAEEAARKKPVVVLKGGTGEGGAKAVASHTGSLAGRSDAYRAAFARSGVLMAETMEQLFDWARALAWQPLPRGNRVAVLTNAGGPAIMAVDNLEQNGLKLAPLTDETRAFLKPRLPAAGSINNPVDILAGSGPGTYAIALDALLSDPTVDAAVVISAPQDWFLPESLAEVIGEVSMVHKKPVLCSLMGHVSIQKAVEILSQRKIPNFTFPERMGSTLKAMLDRARWLDRGPLAGEALSGIDHLAAQHAVNHHHFKNLMKSYSIPIPPDHLVTTAKAAVSKANSVGYPVVLKLVSPDFTHKTEVGGVVTNLQTPEAVSEAYDMIVKTVTLIKPDVRIDGILVQKMMEKGHELLVGVRHDPQFGPVIVVGSGGVEVELLKDVAVGIAPVNRQQAVELLASTLAGKRLNGWRSVKPGDWNAAIDVIVRLSQIGADFPEISELEINPLLVLEPGQGAWALDVRAVMG; via the coding sequence ATGCTTGAATCCTTTTTCAAACCCAAAGGGGTGGCTGTTATTGGTGCCTCCCGCGATCCGCACAAGCTGGGTTACGGAGTGGTCAGAAACCTGATCAGATACAAATTCAAAGGGGCCATTTACCCAGTTAATGCCAACGCAACCGATATTCTGGGCCTGGAATGTTACCCATCGGTGCTGAAAGTGCCCGATCCGGTTGATCTGGCCGTCATTGTGGTACCAGCCGGTCAGGTAGCCGACATGATTACTCAATGCGGCAAGCGGGGGGTGCGGCATGTCATTGTTACCAGCGGCGGATTTGCAGAAACCGGACCAGAGGGAAAACAAAAGGAGCAGGAACTTAAGGCCATTGCAGATAAAGCGGGCATCAGACTGATCGGGCCGAATTGTATTGGTACTATCGATACACATTCACCCCTGAACTCAACCTTTATCATGGGAATGCCGGCTGCCGGTGAAATCGGATTCACGTCTCAATCCGGAGCCATGGTGGCTGCGGTGATCGACTGGTCCCTGGGAGCGGGTATCGGTTTTTCCCGCATCGTCAGCCTGGGAAATCAGATTGATGTGAATGAACGCGAAATGATCGCTTCCATGGTCAGTGATCCGCAAACCCGGGTGATTTCTGCTTATGTGGAAGGGGTGAGTCAGGGACGGGAATTCATGGCCATTGCCGAGGAAGCAGCACGGAAAAAACCCGTTGTGGTTCTGAAGGGCGGAACCGGCGAAGGGGGAGCCAAAGCCGTTGCTTCGCATACGGGTTCTCTGGCCGGACGCTCCGACGCTTACCGTGCCGCCTTTGCCCGGTCGGGCGTCCTGATGGCCGAAACCATGGAACAATTGTTTGATTGGGCCCGTGCACTTGCCTGGCAGCCCCTGCCCCGCGGAAACCGGGTTGCGGTGCTGACAAATGCCGGCGGACCAGCCATCATGGCCGTGGATAATCTTGAACAGAACGGACTTAAACTTGCCCCGCTCACCGATGAAACCCGTGCGTTTCTGAAACCCCGGCTGCCGGCGGCGGGAAGCATCAACAATCCGGTTGATATTCTTGCGGGATCGGGACCCGGAACCTATGCCATCGCACTGGATGCCCTGCTCTCCGATCCGACCGTGGATGCTGCTGTGGTCATTTCAGCCCCACAGGACTGGTTTCTGCCCGAGAGTCTTGCCGAGGTGATCGGTGAGGTGTCGATGGTTCACAAAAAACCGGTTCTCTGTTCGCTGATGGGTCATGTTTCCATCCAGAAAGCAGTGGAAATCCTGAGCCAGCGCAAAATTCCCAATTTTACCTTTCCCGAGCGGATGGGCTCTACCTTAAAAGCCATGCTCGATCGGGCCCGGTGGCTCGATCGCGGACCTCTGGCCGGTGAAGCCTTATCAGGAATAGACCATCTGGCGGCACAGCATGCGGTCAACCATCATCATTTTAAAAATCTCATGAAATCATACAGCATTCCCATCCCGCCCGACCATCTGGTAACAACCGCCAAGGCGGCTGTCAGCAAGGCCAACTCGGTCGGATATCCGGTGGTGCTGAAACTGGTATCTCCCGACTTTACCCACAAGACCGAAGTGGGTGGTGTGGTGACCAATCTTCAGACACCCGAGGCGGTCTCTGAAGCATATGATATGATTGTAAAAACAGTGACGCTCATTAAACCCGATGTCCGGATAGACGGAATTCTGGTTCAGAAGATGATGGAAAAAGGCCATGAGTTGCTGGTTGGCGTCCGTCATGATCCACAGTTCGGACCGGTCATTGTGGTCGGATCGGGTGGCGTTGAAGTGGAACTGTTGAAGGATGTGGCCGTGGGAATTGCGCCGGTAAACCGGCAACAAGCCGTCGAACTGCTTGCGTCGACTCTGGCCGGGAAACGATTAAACGGATGGCGGTCGGTAAAACCGGGTGACTGGAATGCGGCCATTGACGTGATTGTGAGGTTATCACAGATCGGTGCCGACTTCCCCGAAATCAGCGAACTTGAAATCAATCCGCTGCTGGTTCTCGAACCGGGACAGGGAGCCTGGGCGCTCGATGTAAGGGCGGTGATGGGCTGA
- a CDS encoding aminotransferase class V-fold PLP-dependent enzyme — MKTFSEIRSDFPVTRLRFPVTGRTGDQPLIYMDHGASTHAPQPVLDKYHQFLSGYYANVHRGHHHLSQVSTELFDHVSEIIFQFIGGNPSQNCILFTQNTTQALDMAAHMVSHLDGTTLTTLMEHHSNDLPHRKRGPVLHVDVHAEDGSLDYQDLAQQLKKHRIRLVAVTGCSNVTGYFPDIHRIARMAHEAGALILVDAAQLIAHDKIDVKPNDHPEHIDLLAAAGHKAYAPMGSGFLFGPRDLFDAAEPYLPGGGTVRFVTGTDVLFAASPDRHQGGTPNIAGAIAVGAALNYLSEIGMETVREHERELTVYAMDVLRAIPGLTLYGPESADRKSGVLTFNLSNLAHDLVSVILNNEYAIATRNGCFCAHPLLTRLLGLTEEETAGLRERMLKGEETRVPGAVRATIGLYNTREEIDVLADALRKMADGKWAGDYSSGTGYDRCQTDYYNFKV, encoded by the coding sequence ATGAAGACCTTTTCAGAAATCCGATCCGACTTTCCTGTCACCCGCCTTCGCTTTCCGGTTACCGGCCGGACGGGCGATCAACCACTGATCTACATGGACCACGGGGCTTCAACCCATGCCCCTCAGCCGGTTCTGGATAAGTACCACCAATTCCTTTCCGGATATTATGCCAATGTTCACCGGGGACATCACCACCTCAGCCAGGTGTCGACCGAGTTGTTCGATCATGTATCCGAGATCATTTTCCAGTTTATTGGCGGCAATCCCTCTCAGAACTGCATTTTATTCACTCAGAACACCACACAGGCCCTCGATATGGCGGCCCACATGGTCTCCCATCTTGACGGGACCACGCTGACCACCCTGATGGAACATCATTCCAATGATCTGCCACACCGGAAACGTGGACCGGTTCTGCATGTGGATGTTCATGCGGAGGATGGAAGTCTCGACTATCAGGATCTGGCACAGCAGCTGAAGAAACACCGTATCCGACTGGTGGCTGTGACCGGTTGTTCAAACGTGACGGGTTATTTCCCTGATATTCATCGCATTGCGAGGATGGCTCATGAAGCGGGCGCTCTTATTCTGGTGGATGCGGCCCAGCTGATTGCACATGATAAAATAGATGTGAAACCCAATGACCATCCGGAACACATCGATCTGCTGGCTGCTGCCGGACATAAAGCCTATGCACCCATGGGAAGCGGATTTCTCTTCGGTCCGCGTGATCTGTTCGATGCCGCCGAGCCCTACCTTCCCGGTGGAGGAACCGTGCGGTTTGTGACCGGCACGGATGTGTTGTTTGCTGCATCACCCGACCGGCATCAGGGCGGAACCCCCAACATTGCCGGGGCCATTGCTGTGGGCGCGGCACTGAACTACCTCTCTGAAATCGGAATGGAAACCGTCCGCGAACATGAACGTGAACTGACCGTGTATGCCATGGATGTTTTACGTGCCATTCCGGGACTGACGCTGTATGGTCCTGAGTCGGCCGACCGGAAAAGTGGCGTGCTGACGTTTAACCTGAGCAATCTTGCACACGATCTGGTCTCGGTGATTCTGAATAATGAGTATGCCATTGCCACCCGGAACGGTTGCTTTTGTGCGCATCCCCTTCTGACCCGCCTGCTTGGTCTGACAGAGGAAGAAACCGCTGGCCTCCGGGAGAGGATGCTGAAGGGCGAGGAAACGAGAGTTCCGGGTGCCGTACGTGCAACCATCGGTCTGTACAATACCCGCGAGGAGATTGATGTGCTGGCAGATGCTCTCAGAAAAATGGCAGATGGTAAGTGGGCGGGTGATTACTCTTCAGGAACTGGTTACGATCGCTGCCAAACCGATTATTACAACTTTAAAGTATGA
- a CDS encoding MBL fold metallo-hydrolase, whose amino-acid sequence MSLSINPSFTWRIPFISLGLSVLATGCSDAQEVSMKPHHSPDGFLNNYPHAGKTFADFLKWSWDRTSPEPVTFPLTANNPEFLKSNRTETSLTWVGHSTFLLQWEGLNILTDPHFTERASPVSFAGPKRHTPAGLSLDQLPDIDVVIISHDHYDHLDLKSVQRLYERQKARPPVFLVPLRLKDWFADNGIPVADELDWWDFRQVSGLRFHCVPVQHFSGRSLTNRNSTLWCGWVIESTSGNRVFFAGDTGYSNDFKDIRNRLGDMTLSLIPVGAYDPRWFMQSMHVNPEEAVQIHEDVGSAYSVGMHWGTFILTDEPMTEPPARLAGAMKAKGLNPAAFTVMQHGETRHLNDLFSTKPAAVAEQDP is encoded by the coding sequence ATGTCGTTATCTATCAACCCTTCATTCACCTGGCGGATTCCGTTCATCTCACTTGGCCTGTCGGTCTTGGCCACCGGCTGTTCGGATGCTCAGGAGGTCTCCATGAAACCCCACCACTCTCCGGACGGTTTTCTTAACAACTACCCGCATGCCGGAAAAACGTTTGCCGACTTTCTGAAGTGGTCATGGGACCGGACCAGCCCTGAACCGGTAACCTTTCCTCTGACCGCAAACAATCCGGAATTTCTGAAATCAAACCGGACTGAAACCTCCCTGACCTGGGTGGGTCATTCAACCTTCCTCCTGCAGTGGGAAGGCCTGAATATTCTGACTGATCCTCACTTCACGGAACGCGCCTCGCCGGTCAGTTTTGCCGGTCCGAAGCGCCATACCCCTGCCGGGTTGTCCCTCGATCAGCTTCCAGACATCGATGTGGTTATTATCAGTCATGATCATTATGATCACCTTGATCTTAAATCGGTGCAAAGGCTGTATGAACGCCAGAAAGCCCGGCCACCCGTTTTTCTCGTTCCGCTCAGACTGAAGGACTGGTTTGCAGACAATGGTATTCCGGTTGCAGATGAACTGGACTGGTGGGATTTCCGGCAGGTTTCCGGACTCCGGTTTCATTGTGTCCCGGTTCAGCATTTTTCCGGTCGCAGTCTGACCAACCGGAATTCAACTCTCTGGTGCGGATGGGTAATTGAATCCACCAGCGGAAACCGTGTTTTCTTTGCCGGGGATACTGGTTATTCTAACGATTTTAAAGACATCAGAAACCGGCTGGGCGACATGACCCTGTCTCTCATTCCGGTGGGTGCTTATGATCCACGGTGGTTTATGCAATCGATGCATGTCAATCCGGAAGAGGCCGTTCAGATTCATGAGGATGTCGGGTCGGCTTACTCGGTCGGAATGCATTGGGGAACGTTCATTCTAACCGATGAACCCATGACTGAACCGCCAGCACGGCTGGCCGGAGCCATGAAGGCGAAAGGTCTGAATCCTGCCGCCTTTACTGTCATGCAACATGGTGAAACCCGTCACCTCAACGATCTGTTTTCGACAAAACCGGCTGCTGTTGCCGAACAGGACCCCTGA